ATGAGCGTTTCCACACCTCCCAGGCTCTCGGCAAGCGCGCACAATTTCAAGCGGTCGAGCAGGCGCTTCGCCGCGTCGTAGGATCCCACGTCGAAGGAGATCATGCCGCCGAACCCGCTGCACTGGCGGCGGGCCAGCGCATGCTGAGGATGCGTGGGCAGTCCCGGATAGAGCACGCGCTTCACCTTGGGGCTCGAGGACAGGAACTCGGCGATGGCGCGGCCGTTCGCATCGTGCCGCTCCATCCGCAGCGGCAGCGTCTTGACGCCCCGCAGCACGAGCCACGAATCGAACGGCGACAGGATGGCCCCGACCGCGTTCTGCACGAAGCCGATCCGCTCGGCGTGCTCCGGGCGTGTCGTGACGACGCATCCTCCCACGCTGTCGGAGTGGCCGTTGAGGAATTTCGTCGTGCTGTGTACGACCAGATCGATGCCCAGCTCCAGCGGGCGCTGGAAGAAAGGCGACAGAAACGTGTTGTCCACGACCGAGATCAGGGATCGCCGCTTTGCCAGTTCGGCTGCGGCCGCGAGATCGGTGAGTCCCATCAGCGGGTTGGTGGGCGTCTCGATGTAGAGCATCCGGGTGGAAGGCTTGACGCACCGATCCACCGCTTCCAGGTCGGCGGTATCGACGTAGGTGAACTCCAGGCCGTAGCCGCGCAGCACGCGCTCGAACAGGCGGAACGTCCCGCCGTAGGTCATGTTCGAGACGATGACATGATCCCCTTTGCCGACCAGCGTCATGACGGCGGAGATCGCGG
This genomic interval from Candidatus Polarisedimenticolia bacterium contains the following:
- a CDS encoding PLP-dependent aspartate aminotransferase family protein, which gives rise to MGFATDAIHAGQEPDPATGAIMTPIYQTSTYVLEALGKTKGFDYARTINPTRLALERNLAALERGTMGHCFASGMAAISAVMTLVGKGDHVIVSNMTYGGTFRLFERVLRGYGLEFTYVDTADLEAVDRCVKPSTRMLYIETPTNPLMGLTDLAAAAELAKRRSLISVVDNTFLSPFFQRPLELGIDLVVHSTTKFLNGHSDSVGGCVVTTRPEHAERIGFVQNAVGAILSPFDSWLVLRGVKTLPLRMERHDANGRAIAEFLSSSPKVKRVLYPGLPTHPQHALARRQCSGFGGMISFDVGSYDAAKRLLDRLKLCALAESLGGVETLICHPASMTHASIPQAEREKQGFTEGLVRISVGVEDVEDIRDDLQAGLQEV